A genomic segment from Spinacia oleracea cultivar Varoflay chromosome 3, BTI_SOV_V1, whole genome shotgun sequence encodes:
- the LOC110774741 gene encoding uncharacterized protein isoform X1 translates to MALEKHLPASNLTVNVKPLSFPLKIRDKAALVDPEMSPDLESDVDVDLREIYFLIMHFLSVGPCQRTCGQFWNELLEHDLLPRRYHAWYSRSGGPSGDENDNGLSFPLSYNKLVERYAHIGKDHLIKLLKQLLLSKVNVPPGIVARNVPNAADVPTLLGTGSFSLLGYDGSKGDDEVKQPPVFMRWPHMQADQVRALRLREIGGGFARHHRAPSTRAACYTIAKPSTMVQKMQNVKKLRGHRNAVYCAVCDRSGRFVITGSDDRLVKIWSMETAYCLASCRGHEGDITDLAVSSNNALVASSSNDCIIRTWRLPDGQPISVLRGHTGAVTAIAFSPRPSAIYQLLSSADDGTCRLWDARYSQIKPRIYLPKPTDLVAGKSTAASSVTSEQNHQIFCCAFNANGTVFVTGSSDNLARVWNACKSGADDSEQPIHEMDVLSGHENDVNYVQFSGCAVTPRFCAADVTKEESFPKFKNSWFSHDNIVTCSRDGSAIIWIPRSRKSHGRAGRWTRAYHLKVPPPPMPPQPPRGGPRQRVLPTPRGVNMIVWSLDNRFVLAAIMDCRICVWNAADGSLVHSLTGHTESTYVLDVHPFNPRIAMSAGYDGKTIIWDIWEGKPIRIYETGRFKLVDGKFSMDGTSIVLSDDVGQLYFLSTGQGESQKDAKYDQFFLGDYRPLIRDTHGNVVDQESQLPPYRRNMKDLLCDSSMIPYPEPYQSMFQQRRLGTLGKEWCPSSVMFSVGPDFNSEQDHILPLPDLDILIDPLPDFVDVMDWEPEVEVISDDTDSEFNVTDSFGGNGGHISSTSSGDSECSEEDTEAECSHRDSVRRSRRRKKKRTEITTSSGRRVKRRNLDECDGSTHRVDQKRKSRNGRKRSKKKSSKASRPQRAAARNALTLFSKIKGSMPDQDQDEYGSEGYSSESESVLEDSYFEGEESDKLIPDDRAKNIKGKEVALDDSEDISRSKEFLESHENGWNRRRLVLKFPVRDPNRVVFSGNSFPTSGDFAGSSSSASGGPVEFVGKDSMINLHGNENLSGYDRLGWLGGYGNDAIKWGGVRARTSKRLKLSEAPRTNASGSSSFSGNHNEADNKPGADSKSENEQRDVSGKLQEITELSHEHLGNPDGLADGNLSELSNLNRSLISDGVQDEVHVATENGAPCSNSSDETHVSTLLSIAGMKDVSDPNNSYELKTSPNEGNKNNGTAFVEQRSGAEELKAGLGGEDCNIDEVKENACSAGLNSRSQKNDRMYSAVYRRSRSFKAARTSSDGNGAHISENTSNASCQNQNGNVDTNGIVVDGINQACSLELRDTAEEELINHKRSGGDRSRRTVNVSSNKVREEWGSSMTVGLRSTRNRRINFVRDASPTERRKSSQSQRKLSWLMLSVPDCSRYIPQQGDEVAYLRQGHEEYISSNKSSMRGPWEYLKGKIRDVELCKVTELEYSIVPGSGDSCCKMTLELIDPSCSVFGKTFKLTLPEVSNFPDFLVEKTRYETAIERNWTKRDKCQVWWKNEGDGDGSWWEGRISDVKPKSAEFPDSPWERYHVRYRSEPTEIHEHSPWELYDAGDTQWEQPHLDDHTTKTLLSFLSKLVHSGNKTQDIYGVQKLQQVSEKSNFLNRFPVPLSLEVIQLRLENNYYRSLEAVKHDINVLLTNAETFFGKNADLSKKIERLSDWFANKLSSL, encoded by the exons ATGGCTCTTGAGAAACACCTCCCTGCTAGTAATCTGACTGTTAATGTGAAACCTTTGAGTTTCCCTCTTAAGATCCGGGACAAAGCTGCACTTGTAGATCCGGAGATGAGCCCTGACTTGGAGTCTGATGTTGATGTTGATCTCAGAGAAATTTATTTTCTCATTATGCATTTTTTGTCTGTTGGGCCATGTCAAAGAACTTGTGGACAATTCTGGAATGAGCTTCTTGAGCATGACCTACTACCTAGAAGATACCATGCTTGGTATTCTAGGAGTGGGGGGCCTAGTGGTGATGAAAATGATAATGGCTTGTCATTTCCACTGAGTTACAATAAACTTGTGGAGAG GTATGCTCATATTGGAAAGGATCACTTAATTAAGCTTCTGAAGCAACTATTACTTAGTAAAGTTAATGTACCACCTGGCATTGTTGCAAGAAATGTACCGAATGCAGCTGATGTGCCTACTCTTTTGGGGACAGGATCATTTTCTCTCTTGGGAT ATGATGGGAGTAAAGGAGACGATGAGGTTAAACAACCGCCCGTTTTCATGCGTTGGCCTCATATGCAAGCTGATCAGGTGCGTGCGCTGAGGTTGAGAGAAATTGGTGGTGGATTTGCGAGACATCATCGAGCACCATCTACTCGTGCAGCCTGTTATACTATTGCAAAACCATCAACTATGGTGCAAAAGATGCAAAATGTTAAGAAGCTTAGGGGACACCGCAATGCTGTCTATTGTG CTGTATGTGATCGTTCAGGAAGATTTGTCATAACTGGTTCAGATGACCGCCTTGTGAAAATTTGGTCCATGGAAACTGCGTATTGCTTGGCTAGCTGCCGTGGGCATGAG GGTGACATCACTGACTTGGCTGTGAGTTCCAACAACGCTTTAGTGGCATCTTCTTCAAATGATTGTATTATTAGAACT TGGCGTTTGCCAGATGGGCAGCCAATTTCAGTTCTGCGTGGACATACAGGAGCCGTTACTGCCATTGCTTTCAGTCCAAGACCTAGTGCTATATATCAGCTTCTATC ATCAGCTGATGACGGAACATGTAGGTTATGGGATGCAAGATACTCCCAAATCAAGCCAAGGATCTATCTTCCCAAACCTACTGATCTAGTTGCAG GAAAGAGCACCGCTGCTTCATCCGTCACTTCTGAACAGAATCATCAGATATTTTGTTGTGCATTCAACGCCAACGGCACTGTCTTTGTGACTGGTAGCTCAGATAATCTTGCAAGG GTCTGGAATGCTTGTAAATCTGGCGCTGACGATTCTGAACAACCTATCCATGAGATGGATGTTCTGTCTGGCCATGAAAATGATGTTAACTATGTGCAATTCAG TGGTTGTGCTGTGACTCCTCGATTCTGCGCTGCTGATGTAACCAAGGAGGAAAgctttcctaaattcaaaaattcatg GTTTTCTCATGATAACATCGTTACCTGTTCTCGTGATGGGAGTGCAATTATCTGGATTCCGAGGTCACGTAAATCACAC GGGAGAGCTGGGCGCTGGACTCGTGCTTATCATCTCAAGGTTCCTCCTCCACCCATGCCTCCGCAGCCTCCGCGAGGGGGTCCAAGACAGAGAGTTCTACCTACACCTCGTGGTGTTAATATGATTGTCTGGAGCCTAGATAATCGATTTGTCCTTGCTGCTATTATGG ATTGCAGAATTTGCGTATGGAATGCTGCTGATGGTAGCTTGGTTCATTCTTTAACGGGCCATACTGAGTCT ACATATGTCCTGGATGTTCACCCTTTCAACCCTCGCATAGCTATGAGTGCTGGATACGATGGGAAAACCATAATTTGGGAT ATATGGGAAGGAAAGCCCATTCGGATCTATGAAACTGGACGGTTTAAATTGGTTGATGGAAAGTTCTCTAT GGACGGGACGTCTATTGTACTTTCAGATGATGTTGGTCAACTTTATTTCTTGAGCACTGGTCAAGGCGAGTCCCAAAAGGATGCAAAGTATGATCAG TTCTTTCTCGGGGATTATCGCCCACTAATCCGAGATACTCATGGAAATGTTGTTGATCAG GAATCTCAACTTCCTCCTTACCGAAGGAATATGAAAGACCTTCTCTGTGATTCAA GCATGATACCATACCCAGAACCCTACCAAAGTATGTTTCAGCAAAGGCGTCTTGGAACTCTGGGTAAAGAGTGGTGCCCGTCTTCTGTTATGTTTTCTGTGGGTCCAGACTTCAATTCGGAACAAGATCACATTCTTCCCCTGCCAGATTTGGATATATTAATAGATCCACTGCCGGATTTTGTGGATGTCATGGATTGGGAACCAGAAGTAGAAGTAATTAGTGATGATACAGACTCTGAATTCAATGTTACGGATTCCTTTGGTGGCAATGGAGGACATATTAGTTCAACATCTTCTGGTGATTCAGAATGTAGTGAAGAAGACACTGAAGCTGAATGCAGTCACAGAGACAGTGTTCGTAGATCAAggaggagaaagaaaaagaga ACAGAGATAACTACTTCTTCGGGGAGGCGTGTTAAGAGGAGAAATTTGGATGAATGTGATGGTAGTACCCACAGAGTCGaccaaaagagaaaatcaagaaaTGGACGTAAACGGTCAAAGAAGAAGTCTTCGAAGGCTTCAAGACCTCAAAGGGCCGCAGCTCGTAATGCTCTTACCTTGTTTTCCAAAATCAAAGGTAGTATGCCAGATCAAGATCAAGATGAATATGGTTCAGAAGGTTATTCATCAGAAAGTGAATCTGTGCTTGAAGATTCTTACTTTGAGGGTGAGGAATCTGACAAGTTGATTCCAGATGACCGAGCAAAGAATATTAAGGGAAAAGAAGTAGCTCTTGATGATTCTGAGGATATATCTAGATCTAAAGAGTTCCTTGAATCTCATGAGAATGGTTGGAACAGAAGGAGACTAGTTCTGAAATTTCCAGTTCGCGATCCAAATAGGGTTGTGTTTTCAGGGAATTCTTTCCCGACATCTGGGGATTTCGCAGGTTCTTCATCTTCAGCATCAGGTGGCCCTGTAGAATTTGTTGGAAAAGATTCTATGATTAACTTACATGGCAATGAAAACCTCTCTGGATATGATAGACTGGGTTGGCTAGGTGGTTATGGCAATGATGCTATAAAATGGGGAGGGGTTAGAGCTCGTACTTCTAAGCGACTTAAATTGAGTGAAGCTCCTCGGACGAATGCTTCCGGGTCAAGCTCTTTCAGTGGCAACCATAATGAAGCTGATAATAAACCTGGTGCAGATtcaaaatctgaaaatgaaCAAAGGGATGTTAGTGGCAAGCTACAGGAGATTACTGAGCTTAGTCACGAGCATTTAGGGAATCCAGATGGGTTAGCTGATGGAAATCTTTCAGAGCTGTCTAATTTGAATAGATCCCTGATTTCTGATGGAGTGCAGGATGAAGTTCATGTAGCTACTGAGAATGGAGCTCCGTGTTCGAATAGCAGTGATGAAACCCATGTGTCAACATTATTGAGCATTGCAGGAATGAAGGATGTATCAGATCCAAACAATTCTTATGAGCTGAAAACTTCACCTAATGAAGGGAATAAAAACAATGGTACAGCTTTTGTGGAGCAAAGGTCTGGTGCGGAAGAGCTTAAAGCTGGTTTGGGTGGTGAAGACTGTAATATAGATGAAGTAAAAGAAAATGCTTGCTCTGCAGGACTAAATTCACGTTCACAGAAGAATGATAGGATGTATAGTGCTGTTTATAGAAGATCAAGGTCCTTTAAGGCGGCGAGGACATCTTCAGATGGCAATGGTGCTCATATTAGTGAAAACACCTCAAATGCAAGCTGTCAAAATCAGAATGGAAACGTTGATACAAACGGTATTGTGGTTGATGGCATTAATCAAGCCTGTTCTTTGGAGCTTAGGGATACAGCTGAAGAAGAGCTTATTAACCATAAGAGATCAGGTGGGGATAGGTCAAGAAGGACCGTAAATGTGTCATCAAACAAGGTTCGAGAAGAATGGGGATCTAGCATGACTGTGGGACTGAGGTCCACGAGAAATAGGAGAATTAATTTTGTTCGTGATGCAAGTCCAACAGAAAGGAGGAAGTCAAGTCAGTCACAAAGAAAGTTATCGTGGCTCATGCTTTCTGTGCCTGATTGTTCTCGATATATTCCTCAGCAGGGTGATGAAGTTGCATATTTGAGGCAG GGGCATGAAGAATATATATCTAGCAATAAGTCTTCTATGAGGGGACCTTGGGAATATTTGAAAGGAAAGATCAGAGATGTAGAATTGTGCAAAGTTACAGAGCTAGAGTATTCCATCGTTCCAGGCTCTGGAGATAGCTGCTGTAAAATGACACTTGAACTTATAGACCCCAGTTGTAGTGTATTTGGTAAGACATTCAAGCTGACGTTACCAGAAGTTTCAAATTTTCCAGACTTTCTTGTTGAGAAAACAAGGTACGAGACTGCTATTGAGAGAAACTGGACTAAGAGAGACAAATGTCAGGTGTGGTGGAAAAATGAAGGTGATGGAGATGGTAGTTGGTGGGAAGGTCGAATCTCTGATGTGAAACCCAAATCCGCTGAGTTTCCTGATAGTCCTTGGGAAAGATATCATGTTCGGTATAGAAGTGAACCTACCGAAATACATGAACACAGTCCTTGGGAACTTTATGATGCTGGCGATACACAGTGGGAGCAGCCTCATCTAGATGACCACACCACCAAAACACTGCTCTCATTTCTTTCTAAATTAGTGCATTCCGGAAATAAAACTCAG GATATTTACGGGGTTCAGAAATTGCAGCAGGTTTCGGAGAAGTCAAATTTCTTAAATAG GTTTCCAGTACCATTATCTCTGGAAGTTATCCAGTTGAGGCTAGAAAATAACTATTACCGAAGCTTGGAGGCAGTAAAGCATGACATTAACGTTTTGTTGACGAATGCAGAAACTTTTTTTGGGAAGAATGCAGACCTCTCAAAGAAGATTGAGCGGTTATCGGATTGGTTTGCAAACAAGTTATCATCATTGTAG
- the LOC110774741 gene encoding uncharacterized protein isoform X2 encodes MALEKHLPASNLTVNVKPLSFPLKIRDKAALVDPEMSPDLESDVDVDLREIYFLIMHFLSVGPCQRTCGQFWNELLEHDLLPRRYHAWYSRSGGPSGDENDNGLSFPLSYNKLVERYAHIGKDHLIKLLKQLLLSKVNVPPGIVARNVPNAADVPTLLGTGSFSLLGYDGSKGDDEVKQPPVFMRWPHMQADQVRALRLREIGGGFARHHRAPSTRAACYTIAKPSTMVQKMQNVKKLRGHRNAVYCAVCDRSGRFVITGSDDRLVKIWSMETAYCLASCRGHEGDITDLAVSSNNALVASSSNDCIIRTWRLPDGQPISVLRGHTGAVTAIAFSPRPSAIYQLLSSADDGTCRLWDARYSQIKPRIYLPKPTDLVAGKSTAASSVTSEQNHQIFCCAFNANGTVFVTGSSDNLARVWNACKSGADDSEQPIHEMDVLSGHENDVNYVQFSGCAVTPRFCAADVTKEESFPKFKNSWFSHDNIVTCSRDGSAIIWIPRSRKSHGRAGRWTRAYHLKVPPPPMPPQPPRGGPRQRVLPTPRGVNMIVWSLDNRFVLAAIMDCRICVWNAADGSLVHSLTGHTESTYVLDVHPFNPRIAMSAGYDGKTIIWDIWEGKPIRIYETGRFKLVDGKFSMDGTSIVLSDDVGQLYFLSTGQGESQKDAKYDQFFLGDYRPLIRDTHGNVVDQESQLPPYRRNMKDLLCDSSMIPYPEPYQSMFQQRRLGTLGKEWCPSSVMFSVGPDFNSEQDHILPLPDLDILIDPLPDFVDVMDWEPEVEVISDDTDSEFNVTDSFGGNGGHISSTSSGDSECSEEDTEAECSHRDSVRRSRRRKKKRTEITTSSGRRVKRRNLDECDGSTHRVDQKRKSRNGRKRSKKKSSKASRPQRAAARNALTLFSKIKGSMPDQDQDEYGSEGYSSESESVLEDSYFEGEESDKLIPDDRAKNIKGKEVALDDSEDISRSKEFLESHENGWNRRRLVLKFPVRDPNRVVFSGNSFPTSGDFAGSSSSASGGPVEFVGKDSMINLHGNENLSGYDRLGWLGGYGNDAIKWGGVRARTSKRLKLSEAPRTNASGSSSFSGNHNEADNKPGADSKSENEQRDVSGKLQEITELSHEHLGNPDGLADGNLSELSNLNRSLISDGVQDEVHVATENGAPCSNSSDETHVSTLLSIAGMKDVSDPNNSYELKTSPNEGNKNNGTAFVEQRSGAEELKAGLGGEDCNIDEVKENACSAGLNSRSQKNDRMYSAVYRRSRSFKAARTSSDGNGAHISENTSNASCQNQNGNVDTNGIVVDGINQACSLELRDTAEEELINHKRSGGDRSRRTVNVSSNKVREEWGSSMTVGLRSTRNRRINFVRDASPTERRKSSQSQRKLSWLMLSVPDCSRYIPQQGDEVAYLRGMKNIYLAISLL; translated from the exons ATGGCTCTTGAGAAACACCTCCCTGCTAGTAATCTGACTGTTAATGTGAAACCTTTGAGTTTCCCTCTTAAGATCCGGGACAAAGCTGCACTTGTAGATCCGGAGATGAGCCCTGACTTGGAGTCTGATGTTGATGTTGATCTCAGAGAAATTTATTTTCTCATTATGCATTTTTTGTCTGTTGGGCCATGTCAAAGAACTTGTGGACAATTCTGGAATGAGCTTCTTGAGCATGACCTACTACCTAGAAGATACCATGCTTGGTATTCTAGGAGTGGGGGGCCTAGTGGTGATGAAAATGATAATGGCTTGTCATTTCCACTGAGTTACAATAAACTTGTGGAGAG GTATGCTCATATTGGAAAGGATCACTTAATTAAGCTTCTGAAGCAACTATTACTTAGTAAAGTTAATGTACCACCTGGCATTGTTGCAAGAAATGTACCGAATGCAGCTGATGTGCCTACTCTTTTGGGGACAGGATCATTTTCTCTCTTGGGAT ATGATGGGAGTAAAGGAGACGATGAGGTTAAACAACCGCCCGTTTTCATGCGTTGGCCTCATATGCAAGCTGATCAGGTGCGTGCGCTGAGGTTGAGAGAAATTGGTGGTGGATTTGCGAGACATCATCGAGCACCATCTACTCGTGCAGCCTGTTATACTATTGCAAAACCATCAACTATGGTGCAAAAGATGCAAAATGTTAAGAAGCTTAGGGGACACCGCAATGCTGTCTATTGTG CTGTATGTGATCGTTCAGGAAGATTTGTCATAACTGGTTCAGATGACCGCCTTGTGAAAATTTGGTCCATGGAAACTGCGTATTGCTTGGCTAGCTGCCGTGGGCATGAG GGTGACATCACTGACTTGGCTGTGAGTTCCAACAACGCTTTAGTGGCATCTTCTTCAAATGATTGTATTATTAGAACT TGGCGTTTGCCAGATGGGCAGCCAATTTCAGTTCTGCGTGGACATACAGGAGCCGTTACTGCCATTGCTTTCAGTCCAAGACCTAGTGCTATATATCAGCTTCTATC ATCAGCTGATGACGGAACATGTAGGTTATGGGATGCAAGATACTCCCAAATCAAGCCAAGGATCTATCTTCCCAAACCTACTGATCTAGTTGCAG GAAAGAGCACCGCTGCTTCATCCGTCACTTCTGAACAGAATCATCAGATATTTTGTTGTGCATTCAACGCCAACGGCACTGTCTTTGTGACTGGTAGCTCAGATAATCTTGCAAGG GTCTGGAATGCTTGTAAATCTGGCGCTGACGATTCTGAACAACCTATCCATGAGATGGATGTTCTGTCTGGCCATGAAAATGATGTTAACTATGTGCAATTCAG TGGTTGTGCTGTGACTCCTCGATTCTGCGCTGCTGATGTAACCAAGGAGGAAAgctttcctaaattcaaaaattcatg GTTTTCTCATGATAACATCGTTACCTGTTCTCGTGATGGGAGTGCAATTATCTGGATTCCGAGGTCACGTAAATCACAC GGGAGAGCTGGGCGCTGGACTCGTGCTTATCATCTCAAGGTTCCTCCTCCACCCATGCCTCCGCAGCCTCCGCGAGGGGGTCCAAGACAGAGAGTTCTACCTACACCTCGTGGTGTTAATATGATTGTCTGGAGCCTAGATAATCGATTTGTCCTTGCTGCTATTATGG ATTGCAGAATTTGCGTATGGAATGCTGCTGATGGTAGCTTGGTTCATTCTTTAACGGGCCATACTGAGTCT ACATATGTCCTGGATGTTCACCCTTTCAACCCTCGCATAGCTATGAGTGCTGGATACGATGGGAAAACCATAATTTGGGAT ATATGGGAAGGAAAGCCCATTCGGATCTATGAAACTGGACGGTTTAAATTGGTTGATGGAAAGTTCTCTAT GGACGGGACGTCTATTGTACTTTCAGATGATGTTGGTCAACTTTATTTCTTGAGCACTGGTCAAGGCGAGTCCCAAAAGGATGCAAAGTATGATCAG TTCTTTCTCGGGGATTATCGCCCACTAATCCGAGATACTCATGGAAATGTTGTTGATCAG GAATCTCAACTTCCTCCTTACCGAAGGAATATGAAAGACCTTCTCTGTGATTCAA GCATGATACCATACCCAGAACCCTACCAAAGTATGTTTCAGCAAAGGCGTCTTGGAACTCTGGGTAAAGAGTGGTGCCCGTCTTCTGTTATGTTTTCTGTGGGTCCAGACTTCAATTCGGAACAAGATCACATTCTTCCCCTGCCAGATTTGGATATATTAATAGATCCACTGCCGGATTTTGTGGATGTCATGGATTGGGAACCAGAAGTAGAAGTAATTAGTGATGATACAGACTCTGAATTCAATGTTACGGATTCCTTTGGTGGCAATGGAGGACATATTAGTTCAACATCTTCTGGTGATTCAGAATGTAGTGAAGAAGACACTGAAGCTGAATGCAGTCACAGAGACAGTGTTCGTAGATCAAggaggagaaagaaaaagaga ACAGAGATAACTACTTCTTCGGGGAGGCGTGTTAAGAGGAGAAATTTGGATGAATGTGATGGTAGTACCCACAGAGTCGaccaaaagagaaaatcaagaaaTGGACGTAAACGGTCAAAGAAGAAGTCTTCGAAGGCTTCAAGACCTCAAAGGGCCGCAGCTCGTAATGCTCTTACCTTGTTTTCCAAAATCAAAGGTAGTATGCCAGATCAAGATCAAGATGAATATGGTTCAGAAGGTTATTCATCAGAAAGTGAATCTGTGCTTGAAGATTCTTACTTTGAGGGTGAGGAATCTGACAAGTTGATTCCAGATGACCGAGCAAAGAATATTAAGGGAAAAGAAGTAGCTCTTGATGATTCTGAGGATATATCTAGATCTAAAGAGTTCCTTGAATCTCATGAGAATGGTTGGAACAGAAGGAGACTAGTTCTGAAATTTCCAGTTCGCGATCCAAATAGGGTTGTGTTTTCAGGGAATTCTTTCCCGACATCTGGGGATTTCGCAGGTTCTTCATCTTCAGCATCAGGTGGCCCTGTAGAATTTGTTGGAAAAGATTCTATGATTAACTTACATGGCAATGAAAACCTCTCTGGATATGATAGACTGGGTTGGCTAGGTGGTTATGGCAATGATGCTATAAAATGGGGAGGGGTTAGAGCTCGTACTTCTAAGCGACTTAAATTGAGTGAAGCTCCTCGGACGAATGCTTCCGGGTCAAGCTCTTTCAGTGGCAACCATAATGAAGCTGATAATAAACCTGGTGCAGATtcaaaatctgaaaatgaaCAAAGGGATGTTAGTGGCAAGCTACAGGAGATTACTGAGCTTAGTCACGAGCATTTAGGGAATCCAGATGGGTTAGCTGATGGAAATCTTTCAGAGCTGTCTAATTTGAATAGATCCCTGATTTCTGATGGAGTGCAGGATGAAGTTCATGTAGCTACTGAGAATGGAGCTCCGTGTTCGAATAGCAGTGATGAAACCCATGTGTCAACATTATTGAGCATTGCAGGAATGAAGGATGTATCAGATCCAAACAATTCTTATGAGCTGAAAACTTCACCTAATGAAGGGAATAAAAACAATGGTACAGCTTTTGTGGAGCAAAGGTCTGGTGCGGAAGAGCTTAAAGCTGGTTTGGGTGGTGAAGACTGTAATATAGATGAAGTAAAAGAAAATGCTTGCTCTGCAGGACTAAATTCACGTTCACAGAAGAATGATAGGATGTATAGTGCTGTTTATAGAAGATCAAGGTCCTTTAAGGCGGCGAGGACATCTTCAGATGGCAATGGTGCTCATATTAGTGAAAACACCTCAAATGCAAGCTGTCAAAATCAGAATGGAAACGTTGATACAAACGGTATTGTGGTTGATGGCATTAATCAAGCCTGTTCTTTGGAGCTTAGGGATACAGCTGAAGAAGAGCTTATTAACCATAAGAGATCAGGTGGGGATAGGTCAAGAAGGACCGTAAATGTGTCATCAAACAAGGTTCGAGAAGAATGGGGATCTAGCATGACTGTGGGACTGAGGTCCACGAGAAATAGGAGAATTAATTTTGTTCGTGATGCAAGTCCAACAGAAAGGAGGAAGTCAAGTCAGTCACAAAGAAAGTTATCGTGGCTCATGCTTTCTGTGCCTGATTGTTCTCGATATATTCCTCAGCAGGGTGATGAAGTTGCATATTTGAG GGGCATGAAGAATATATATCTAGCAATAAGTCTTCTATGA